In bacterium, the genomic stretch TTTATTTCTTGTAGTTTTTCAATAAGCAAAAAATATTCTTTCATGGTCGCCAAAAATCAAGTATATACTCAAATGTAGTACTTAAAGTTATATAGTTACTAGGATAGCCAAAAATACCTACTTTATTTACTAAATTTCTTTTATCCCAAATAATAATATTTCTTAATTTGTAACCTATCTCCTCCATTGCTTCAATAATATAAGAGTGTGTAGGATACCTATGATTGTTCTCCCATAAATCGTTAATATTAATAACACAATGTGCCTTTGGTTTTAACAAAGGTAAAATTTGTCTATAAATTTCTGATAACGCTTGTATATAATCCGTTAATTTCATAGTACCTAAATCATTTGGATGATTTGAATATTGCTGAATTTTTTTGTAATGTTTATTATTTCTTAAATCACTTCTTAAACTTTTATTTAATCTTTCATGATTCAACATATTTGCATAAGGTGGTGAAGTTACACATAAAGCAATAGTTGTGTTTTCAAGATAATTAGGGATGTTTATTGCATCATCACAAATAGCAATTTGTTTAGTTTCATCGTTAGATATAAATAAATCTGGATTTTGTAATCTTTCATTTGCAAAATCGATATATTTTTGATTTAAATCAAAGCCAACTGCATTTCTTCCTAAATCTTTAGCAGCAATTAAAGTTGTTCCAATACCAACAAAAGGGTCTAATACTAATTCTCCTTTATGAGTAAAAAGTTCAATACATTTTTTAGGCAAAGCAATAGG encodes the following:
- a CDS encoding DNA methyltransferase, whose amino-acid sequence is MSDIKIREEKKNSKKLDIDYKRKCNCPKSHINCLTPKEWVKGQVAIWEFYYEKRDIRDKDIHPAVFPIALPKKCIELFTHKGELVLDPFVGIGTTLIAAKDLGRNAVGFDLNQKYIDFANERLQNPDLFISNDETKQIAICDDAINIPNYLENTTIALCVTSPPYANMLNHERLNKSLRSDLRNNKHYKKIQQYSNHPNDLGTMKLTDYIQALSEIYRQILPLLKPKAHCVININDLWENNHRYPTHSYIIEAMEEIGYKLRNIIIWDKRNLVNKVGIFGYPSNYITLSTTFEYILDFWRP